One genomic window of Arachis stenosperma cultivar V10309 chromosome 10, arast.V10309.gnm1.PFL2, whole genome shotgun sequence includes the following:
- the LOC130955930 gene encoding G-type lectin S-receptor-like serine/threonine-protein kinase B120 isoform X1, which produces MATVFYQHVSILFLLCFFFFLCFCAMFSAAAARSSITTAQFIRNRDNLISDGNNFEMGFFTYDNYNNTYVGIWYYTIPQPYVIWVANRDYPIKGDGGAITIQQDGNLVIFDGQKRKVWSSNVTISANNKTTEAVLGDDGNLVLTLADSGKKVWQSFEDPSDTYLPGMKVPANPSKGKNNFVFTSWKSAKDPSPGKYTMGVDPESLPQIVVWEAGERRWRSGYWNGGVFTGVDMTGSVLNGFTINKGDKSSYFSYSVPNGSDKVRFQITWDGYEKDLKWDPSQKQWNETQKGPSNDCEVYNKCGSFSACDISSGSPVCKCLRGFQQRGGVGGGCKRVTPLKAEKTTSQVGVKEDGFKRHRCLRLPDFAQQGNPVGAENCESFCLQNSSCTAYAEVSGIGCMVWYGELVDLQDFRGNVGETLFIRLAASDLEDGGKKNKVVIVTAIIAGLISIGIFVFIVWRCKAKLKLKVSSASCRKNSDVIPIYDASKSKEMSTEFSASADLSLEGNELSGPELPLFNFNCISIATDNFSQGNKLGEGGFGPVYKGKLPSGEQIAVKRLSRHSCQGLEEFKNEMMLIAKLQHRNLVRQMGCSIRGEEKLLVYEYMPNKSLDRFLFDPVKQTQLDWARRYDIIEGIARGLLYLHRDSRLRIIHRDLKASNILLDENMNPKISDFGLARIFGGNQNEGNTTRVVGTYGYMAPEYAMEGLFSVKSDVYSFGVLLLEIVSGRRNTSFRHSDDTSLIGYAWHLWNEGRAMELVDPCIRESSPKDKALRCINIGMLCVQDSASHRPNMSNVVLMLESETTTLPLPSQPLVTSMRRSEDREFHMEGLDVSNDLTVTMVVGR; this is translated from the exons ATGGCTACTGTGTTTTACCAACACGTGTCTATTCTGTTTTTGctctgtttcttcttcttcctctgtttCTGTGCTATGTTTTCTGCTGCAGCTGCAAGGTCCAGCATCACAACCGCTCAGTTCATTAGGAACCGTGATAATCTCATCTCAGATGGAAACAACTTCGAAATGGGTTTCTTCACTTACGATAATTATAACAACACTTACGTTGGGATTTGGTACTACACCATTCCTCAACCATACGTCATATGGGTCGCTAACAGAGACTACCCCATCAAAGGCGATGGTGGCGCTATAACTATCCAACAAGATGGAAACTTGGTTATCTTCGATGGACAAAAGCGCAAAGTATGGTCAAGTAATGTCACAATTTCTGCGAATAACAAGACCACTGAAGCTGTTCTTGGTGATGATGGAAACCTCGTACTTACACTCGCAGATTCTGGGAAAAAGGTATGGCAGAGCTTTGAGGATCCAAGCGATACGTATTTACCGGGTATGAAGGTTCCAGCGAATCCTTCAAAGGGGAAGAACAACTTTGTCTTCACTTCATGGAAATCAGCCAAGGACCCTTCACCTGGGAAATACACAATGGGGGTTGATCCTGAGAGTTTGCCTCAGATTGTGGTTTGGGAAGCAGGGGAAAGAAGGTGGAGGAGTGGTTACTGGAATGGAGGAGTCTTCACTGGTGTGGACATGACAGGAAGCGTGCTTAACGGTTTCACTATTAACAAAGGCGATAAAAGCTCTTACTTTTCTTATAGCGTGCCCAATGGTAGTGATAAGGTAAGGTTTCAGATAACTTGGGATGGGTATGAGAAAGACTTGAAGTGGGATCCATCTCAGAAACAATGGAATGAGACACAGAAAGGGCCTTCTAATGATTGTGAGGTTTACAACAAGTGTGGTAGTTTCTCAGCTTGTGATATTAGTTCAGGTTCACCTGTTTGTAAGTGCTTAAGAGGGTTTCAACAAAGAGGTGGTGTTGGTGGTGGGTGTAAGAGGGTGACACCACTCAAAGCTGAAAAGACAACCTCTCAGGTTGGTGTCAAAGAAGATGGATTCAAGAGGCATCGCTGCTTGAGGCTGCCGGATTTTGCGCAGCAAGGAAACCCGGTTGGCGCCGAGAACTGCGAGAGCTTTTGCTTGCAGAATAGTTCTTGCACTGCTTATGCTGAAGTTAGTGGGATTGGGTGCATGGTTTGGTATGGGGAGTTGGTTGATCTTCAAGATTTTAGAGGAAATGTAGGAGAAACACTTTTCATTCGTTTAGCTGCTTCTGATTTAG AAGATGGAGGGAAAAAGAACAAGGTTGTGATAGTAACAGCTATTATAGCAGGATTAATCTCTATAGGGATTTTTGTATTTATAGTATGGAGGTGCAAGGCAAAACTCAAACTCAAAG TTTCGTCCGCTTCATGTCGCAAGAATAGTGATGTAATACCAATTTATGATGCAAGCAAGAGTAAAGAGATGTCCACAGAATTTTCAGCATCAGCTGATCTTAGTTTGGAGGGTAATGAGCTAAGTGGACCAGAACTTCcacttttcaattttaattgcatttccATAGCCACAGACAACTTTTCACAAGGAAATAAGCTTGGGGAAGGGGGTTTCGGTCCTGTTTATAAG GGAAAGCTTCCAAGTGGAGAACAAATAGCTGTCAAAAGGCTTTCAAGGCATTCCTGCCAAGGTTTGGAGGAGTTCAAGAATGAAATGATGCTGATAGCCAAACTACAACACAGAAATTTGGTTAGACAAATGGGTTGCTCTATTCGCGGTGAAGAAAAATTGCTTGTATATGAGTACATGCCAAACAAAAGCTTGGATCGCTTTTTATTTG ATCCGGTCAAGCAAACACAGTTAGACTGGGCAAGACGCTATGATATCATTGAAGGCATTGCAAGAGGACTACTTTATCTACATCGAGATTCAAGACTAAGAATAATTCATCGAGATCTAAAAGCAAGCAATATTTTATTGGACGAAAACATGAACCCAAAAATCTCAGACTTCGGGCTGGCCAGGATATTTGGTGGAAACCAGAACGAAGGCAATACAACCAGAGTGGTTGGTACATA TGGTTATATGGCTCCAGAATATGCAATGGAAGGTCTATTTTCAGTTAAATCGGATGTATATAGTTTTGGTGTATTACTATTAGAGATTGTGAGTGGTCGGAGGAACACTAGCTTTCGTCACTCGGATGACACAAGTCTCATTGGATAT GCATGGCATCTTTGGAATGAAGGCAGAGCAATGGAGCTTGTAGACCCTTGCATACGTGAATCAAGTCCTAAAGACAAAGCTTTGAGGTGCATAAACATAGGAATGTTGTGTGTGCAAGATTCAGCATCTCATAGACCAAACATGTCCAATGTAGTGTTGATGCTAGAAAGTGAGACAACCACTCTTCCATTACCTTCACAACCTTTGGTCACTTCCATGAGGAGATCTGAGGACAGAGAATTTCATATGGAAGGTCTTGATGTTTCAAATGATTTAACTGTCACAATGGTGGTTGGAAGATAG
- the LOC130955930 gene encoding G-type lectin S-receptor-like serine/threonine-protein kinase B120 isoform X2 → MSTEFSASADLSLEGNELSGPELPLFNFNCISIATDNFSQGNKLGEGGFGPVYKGKLPSGEQIAVKRLSRHSCQGLEEFKNEMMLIAKLQHRNLVRQMGCSIRGEEKLLVYEYMPNKSLDRFLFDPVKQTQLDWARRYDIIEGIARGLLYLHRDSRLRIIHRDLKASNILLDENMNPKISDFGLARIFGGNQNEGNTTRVVGTYGYMAPEYAMEGLFSVKSDVYSFGVLLLEIVSGRRNTSFRHSDDTSLIGYAWHLWNEGRAMELVDPCIRESSPKDKALRCINIGMLCVQDSASHRPNMSNVVLMLESETTTLPLPSQPLVTSMRRSEDREFHMEGLDVSNDLTVTMVVGR, encoded by the exons ATGTCCACAGAATTTTCAGCATCAGCTGATCTTAGTTTGGAGGGTAATGAGCTAAGTGGACCAGAACTTCcacttttcaattttaattgcatttccATAGCCACAGACAACTTTTCACAAGGAAATAAGCTTGGGGAAGGGGGTTTCGGTCCTGTTTATAAG GGAAAGCTTCCAAGTGGAGAACAAATAGCTGTCAAAAGGCTTTCAAGGCATTCCTGCCAAGGTTTGGAGGAGTTCAAGAATGAAATGATGCTGATAGCCAAACTACAACACAGAAATTTGGTTAGACAAATGGGTTGCTCTATTCGCGGTGAAGAAAAATTGCTTGTATATGAGTACATGCCAAACAAAAGCTTGGATCGCTTTTTATTTG ATCCGGTCAAGCAAACACAGTTAGACTGGGCAAGACGCTATGATATCATTGAAGGCATTGCAAGAGGACTACTTTATCTACATCGAGATTCAAGACTAAGAATAATTCATCGAGATCTAAAAGCAAGCAATATTTTATTGGACGAAAACATGAACCCAAAAATCTCAGACTTCGGGCTGGCCAGGATATTTGGTGGAAACCAGAACGAAGGCAATACAACCAGAGTGGTTGGTACATA TGGTTATATGGCTCCAGAATATGCAATGGAAGGTCTATTTTCAGTTAAATCGGATGTATATAGTTTTGGTGTATTACTATTAGAGATTGTGAGTGGTCGGAGGAACACTAGCTTTCGTCACTCGGATGACACAAGTCTCATTGGATAT GCATGGCATCTTTGGAATGAAGGCAGAGCAATGGAGCTTGTAGACCCTTGCATACGTGAATCAAGTCCTAAAGACAAAGCTTTGAGGTGCATAAACATAGGAATGTTGTGTGTGCAAGATTCAGCATCTCATAGACCAAACATGTCCAATGTAGTGTTGATGCTAGAAAGTGAGACAACCACTCTTCCATTACCTTCACAACCTTTGGTCACTTCCATGAGGAGATCTGAGGACAGAGAATTTCATATGGAAGGTCTTGATGTTTCAAATGATTTAACTGTCACAATGGTGGTTGGAAGATAG